A window of the Bacillus sp. A301a_S52 genome harbors these coding sequences:
- a CDS encoding YjcZ family sporulation protein: MSHSYHSGFALLVVLFILLVIIGASWAY; encoded by the coding sequence ATGTCACACTCATATCATTCAGGATTTGCATTGTTAGTCGTGCTGTTTATTTTGTTGGTGATCATTGGCGCATCTTGGGCTTATTAA
- the yhaM gene encoding 3'-5' exoribonuclease YhaM: MKKGINHYQVGEQVETYLLIKTAKKGIASNGKPFLTLQLTDKTGEIEAKLWGISPEDETTFQGGTVIHTQGDVQDFRGMRQLKIKAIRPSSSMDQVKPEDFLPTAPRGREEMLEEVTQYIFDMQNAKIQRITRHLFKKHQQAFSVSPAATKNHHEFVSGLAYHVVSMLQLAKSIAGLYPSLDTDLLYAGVILHDMAKVRELSGPMATQYTTEGKLLGHITIMVTEIEEAAKELGIEGEEVLMLQHLVLSHHSKGEWGSPKPPMIREAEMLHMIDNIDAKMNMMDRALDRVLPGEFSERVFALENRSFYKPLFHEKPIDL, translated from the coding sequence ATGAAAAAAGGCATTAATCATTATCAGGTTGGGGAACAAGTTGAGACTTATTTGTTAATAAAAACAGCGAAAAAAGGCATTGCCAGTAACGGAAAGCCGTTCTTAACATTACAATTGACCGACAAAACAGGTGAAATAGAAGCGAAGCTTTGGGGGATATCTCCCGAAGATGAAACGACGTTTCAAGGTGGGACCGTCATTCATACTCAGGGAGATGTGCAAGATTTTCGAGGTATGCGGCAATTAAAAATAAAAGCAATCCGACCTTCTTCATCAATGGATCAGGTGAAGCCTGAAGACTTTTTACCTACTGCACCTAGAGGGCGAGAAGAAATGTTGGAGGAAGTGACACAATATATATTTGACATGCAAAATGCAAAAATTCAACGAATTACACGCCATTTATTTAAAAAGCACCAACAAGCTTTTTCTGTTTCACCCGCAGCGACTAAAAATCACCATGAATTTGTTTCTGGCCTCGCCTATCACGTTGTATCTATGTTACAGCTTGCAAAAAGCATTGCAGGCTTGTATCCAAGTCTCGATACAGATCTGCTGTATGCAGGAGTTATTTTACATGATATGGCTAAAGTCAGAGAACTGTCTGGTCCTATGGCAACTCAGTATACTACTGAAGGGAAATTGCTAGGGCATATTACGATTATGGTTACAGAAATTGAAGAAGCGGCTAAAGAATTGGGGATAGAAGGAGAAGAAGTTCTCATGCTGCAACACCTCGTACTTTCCCATCATTCTAAGGGCGAGTGGGGGAGTCCAAAACCTCCAATGATCAGAGAAGCTGAAATGCTACATATGATTGATAATATTGATGCTAAAATGAATATGATGGATCGAGCTTTGGACCGTGTCTTACCTGGAGAATTTTCTGAGCGAGTATTTGCTTTGGAGAATCGCTCTTTTTACAAGCCGTTATTCCATGAAAAGCCTATAGATTTATAG
- a CDS encoding response regulator transcription factor produces the protein MSEYRVYLVEDEENLGEVIRAYMEKEGWQVTHFTDGKVAYDHISEPPHLWILDIMLPGMDGYQLLKSIKSEADTPVIFISARDKDLDRVLGLELGSDDYLAKPFLPEELLIRAKKLLNRVYPPEVQEEDAIELNGYVIDPKSRTVHDGEELIELTTKEMDLVILLSSNLGNALSREAIIEYVWGSDYFGSERAVDDVVRRVRKKLPRIHVETLYGYGYRVLSS, from the coding sequence ATGAGCGAGTATCGCGTATATCTAGTTGAAGATGAAGAAAATCTCGGAGAAGTGATTAGAGCATATATGGAAAAAGAAGGATGGCAAGTGACACATTTTACTGATGGGAAAGTGGCGTATGATCATATCTCTGAACCGCCACATTTGTGGATATTAGATATTATGCTACCAGGTATGGATGGCTATCAATTATTAAAGTCAATAAAAAGTGAAGCTGATACACCTGTAATCTTTATTTCAGCACGGGACAAAGATTTAGATCGTGTTCTTGGTTTAGAATTAGGGAGTGACGATTATTTAGCAAAGCCTTTTTTACCGGAAGAGCTTCTAATCCGGGCTAAAAAGTTGCTAAACCGAGTTTATCCACCGGAAGTTCAAGAAGAAGATGCCATCGAATTGAATGGCTACGTAATTGATCCTAAATCACGAACTGTTCACGATGGAGAGGAATTGATTGAATTAACAACGAAAGAAATGGACCTTGTGATTCTGTTGTCATCAAACCTTGGGAATGCACTTTCGCGAGAAGCCATTATTGAATACGTTTGGGGATCAGACTACTTCGGGTCAGAACGAGCAGTAGACGATGTTGTACGTCGGGTAAGAAAGAAACTCCCACGTATCCATGTTGAGACATTATATGGCTACGGGTATAGGGTTTTATCTTCATGA
- a CDS encoding DUF3267 domain-containing protein, whose translation MKCLKTISVENQFGKLRLSFLSVIIMMSYFLLFFMVFRTFFQNVPLVDHGILFLFFSLIVIMPVHLLLHCFPIWLTGKKATLGVRKRQWPYFYYSTKQPLSKYVTLLSTAAPAFILTLLSIVGAIIFPHLVHYIAMMSAFNMGICVYDYLNFRQIKRAPRQCLIEETRDGFYILSPVMKDNSPI comes from the coding sequence ATGAAATGTTTAAAAACAATCTCAGTAGAAAACCAATTTGGCAAGCTGAGGCTTTCGTTTCTATCAGTCATCATTATGATGAGCTATTTTTTACTTTTTTTTATGGTCTTTAGAACGTTCTTTCAAAATGTCCCACTTGTAGATCATGGCATCCTATTTCTCTTTTTCAGCCTTATAGTTATAATGCCCGTTCATTTACTTTTACATTGCTTTCCTATTTGGCTTACAGGCAAAAAAGCAACTTTAGGTGTGAGAAAAAGACAGTGGCCTTATTTTTATTATTCTACAAAGCAACCTTTATCTAAATATGTCACATTGCTGTCAACTGCAGCACCAGCGTTTATTTTAACGCTTCTATCTATCGTAGGCGCCATCATATTCCCACATCTCGTACACTACATTGCAATGATGTCTGCATTTAATATGGGAATTTGTGTGTATGATTACTTAAATTTTAGACAGATTAAGCGTGCGCCAAGACAGTGTCTTATTGAAGAAACACGTGACGGTTTTTACATTTTGTCACCAGTCATGAAAGATAATTCGCCTATATGA
- a CDS encoding YjcZ family sporulation protein: protein MSGYTPAPYYSGFTLIVVLFILLIIVGSAYVC from the coding sequence ATGAGCGGTTACACGCCAGCACCTTATTATTCAGGCTTTACACTCATTGTTGTTTTGTTCATTCTATTAATTATTGTAGGATCAGCTTACGTGTGTTAA
- a CDS encoding YjcZ family sporulation protein has product MGHHYHSGFALIVVLFILLVIVGASWWY; this is encoded by the coding sequence ATGGGACATCACTACCATAGCGGCTTTGCGTTAATAGTCGTACTATTTATTCTTCTTGTTATAGTTGGAGCTTCCTGGTGGTATTAA
- a CDS encoding HAMP domain-containing histidine kinase: MIRLNLTQRIWFSFISILLMVALLIGVIYPISLKSTLTEETYRIIEQEQNRFANPEGEYFAPPQTELDFIERRDAERSVFHFFLMNQFGTIEGDPVPSEVLQEMGDRAQNQMTRRGRYELTYNDAALFYVVYKVYTTGGEMYHISYMWDTYRDQMVNRLWGRLSYIMLFASLMSLVPAFWLKHYLKSPLTSLGNHFEQIAERNWKEPFHWEGDDDFEKLSNQFEKMRQNLIKYDSAQKTFIQHASHELKTPIMVVKSYAQSVKDGILPKENIENTMDVILEESNRMEKRVKDMLYYTKLESLKEAPMEMQEFPFGSIGYHVGERFRLAREDVDIVVNGDQVMIYGDKEQLRVLLENLVENALRYAVSTIELNARKLGEYHIAIDVGNNGDPIPEEEIDHVFTPFRKGNKGQFGLGLAIVKRICELHGGYPQVKNDDKGVIFTMVLPRNKLVDNQGKT, translated from the coding sequence ATGATTCGTTTGAACTTAACACAGCGGATTTGGTTTTCGTTTATTTCAATCCTTCTAATGGTCGCTCTTTTAATTGGGGTCATTTATCCCATTTCTTTGAAGAGTACGTTGACAGAAGAAACGTATAGAATCATTGAACAAGAACAGAACCGTTTCGCTAATCCGGAAGGAGAATATTTTGCACCGCCTCAGACTGAATTAGACTTTATCGAAAGACGGGATGCAGAACGATCAGTATTCCACTTTTTTTTAATGAATCAATTCGGCACGATTGAAGGAGATCCTGTGCCAAGCGAAGTCCTTCAAGAGATGGGAGACAGGGCGCAAAATCAAATGACACGAAGAGGGCGGTATGAACTCACATATAACGATGCAGCATTATTTTATGTCGTTTATAAAGTATATACAACAGGTGGTGAAATGTATCACATTTCCTATATGTGGGATACTTATCGAGATCAAATGGTGAATAGACTGTGGGGCCGATTGAGCTATATTATGCTGTTTGCCAGCCTAATGAGTTTAGTACCTGCTTTTTGGTTAAAACATTATTTAAAGTCACCTCTTACAAGCCTTGGAAATCATTTTGAACAAATAGCGGAGCGAAATTGGAAAGAGCCTTTCCACTGGGAAGGTGATGATGACTTCGAAAAACTATCAAACCAATTTGAAAAAATGCGCCAAAATTTAATTAAATATGATTCCGCACAGAAAACGTTTATTCAACATGCCTCCCATGAATTAAAAACACCTATTATGGTGGTAAAAAGTTATGCACAATCTGTTAAGGATGGTATCTTACCAAAAGAAAACATTGAGAACACAATGGATGTTATTTTGGAAGAGTCAAATCGGATGGAAAAACGTGTGAAGGATATGCTTTATTATACAAAATTGGAATCTCTCAAGGAAGCACCGATGGAAATGCAAGAGTTTCCATTTGGGTCTATCGGTTATCATGTGGGAGAAAGGTTTCGGCTTGCACGTGAAGATGTAGATATAGTAGTGAATGGTGACCAAGTTATGATATACGGTGATAAGGAACAGTTGAGGGTACTTTTAGAGAACCTAGTGGAAAATGCTTTGAGATACGCAGTTAGCACAATAGAATTAAATGCTAGAAAATTAGGTGAATATCATATAGCTATTGATGTGGGGAATAATGGAGATCCTATTCCCGAGGAAGAAATAGATCATGTGTTTACACCTTTTCGTAAAGGAAATAAAGGCCAATTTGGTTTGGGTCTCGCGATTGTTAAAAGAATATGTGAACTACATGGTGGTTATCCGCAAGTTAAAAATGACGATAAAGGAGTTATTTTTACGATGGTTTTACCAAGGAACAAACTTGTAGATAATCAGGGAAAGACCTAA
- a CDS encoding peptidylprolyl isomerase: protein MKKSSLIMAVASIMVISACSNDSEAGTDNSTVIIETSAGDVTEGELVKALKNDYGSQALQMLVMDKAIASEAENYDISEEDIDEQIEEFMETIGVSSEEELYDMLQMQGINDKDMLRKNILTQLVLENRVGMVGEPTDEELQEEYDKGETVEARHILVEDEETALELIQELEDGADFAELAEENSQDPGSAVEGGNLGSFARGSMTPPFEEVAFSLEEGKISEPVKTSFGYHIIEVLDRTAFEDDFEEVKEQLLSTFNQRKNEKMSEEQFTIMKELDIDVLDEQFEDTFSQYTE from the coding sequence TTGAAGAAATCTTCATTAATTATGGCAGTAGCAAGTATTATGGTAATTAGTGCGTGCAGTAATGATTCAGAAGCTGGGACGGACAATAGTACGGTTATTATTGAGACAAGTGCAGGAGACGTAACGGAAGGAGAGCTTGTTAAAGCCCTTAAAAATGATTATGGAAGTCAAGCACTACAAATGCTCGTAATGGATAAAGCGATTGCTTCTGAAGCTGAGAATTATGACATTTCAGAAGAAGATATCGATGAACAAATTGAAGAGTTTATGGAAACTATCGGTGTATCTTCCGAAGAAGAGCTTTATGATATGTTACAAATGCAAGGAATTAATGACAAAGACATGCTACGAAAAAATATTTTAACACAGCTAGTCCTTGAAAATCGTGTTGGTATGGTTGGCGAACCAACGGATGAAGAGTTACAAGAAGAATACGACAAAGGTGAAACGGTTGAAGCTAGACATATCCTTGTAGAAGATGAAGAAACAGCTCTTGAGCTAATTCAAGAATTAGAAGATGGCGCAGATTTTGCTGAACTGGCTGAGGAAAATTCTCAAGACCCTGGTTCCGCTGTAGAAGGTGGTAACTTAGGTTCATTTGCTCGCGGAAGTATGACTCCTCCTTTTGAAGAAGTTGCTTTTTCTCTTGAAGAAGGAAAAATTAGCGAACCAGTTAAAACATCATTTGGCTATCACATCATCGAGGTGCTAGACCGTACAGCCTTCGAAGACGATTTTGAAGAAGTCAAAGAGCAGCTTCTTTCAACATTTAACCAACGCAAGAATGAAAAAATGAGTGAAGAACAATTTACGATCATGAAAGAGCTTGATATTGATGTGTTAGATGAGCAATTTGAAGATACGTTCAGTCAATACACTGAGTAA
- a CDS encoding YpmS family protein, which translates to MSTSLNKWKIAFFILTATVILVIMSTVGWLYFGLPNLATNDFAPPKISNKDGASFSVETSREDLNFWLQNELNNEEEAEFYSIYIDDAVYFEATVDAFGITLPIYMVLSPHVTEEGNVELLEESFSVGNISLPSTRVFELIESRTDLPEWISVIPNEQKLYVNVREGISEDVEIKVTSFDLSLNDIRFDIRFID; encoded by the coding sequence ATGAGCACATCACTAAATAAATGGAAAATCGCTTTTTTTATATTAACTGCTACTGTTATTTTAGTTATAATGTCAACAGTTGGTTGGCTCTATTTCGGGCTTCCTAATTTGGCGACTAATGACTTTGCCCCTCCAAAAATTTCAAATAAAGATGGAGCATCCTTCTCAGTGGAGACGTCAAGAGAAGACTTAAATTTCTGGTTGCAAAATGAGTTGAATAATGAAGAAGAGGCAGAGTTTTATAGTATCTATATTGATGATGCGGTATACTTTGAAGCAACGGTAGATGCTTTTGGCATCACCTTGCCTATTTACATGGTTTTATCACCGCATGTGACTGAGGAAGGTAATGTCGAACTATTAGAAGAATCCTTCAGCGTCGGAAACATTAGCCTTCCTTCAACGAGAGTGTTTGAACTGATTGAATCACGGACTGACTTACCGGAATGGATCAGTGTTATTCCAAATGAGCAAAAATTATATGTGAATGTGAGAGAAGGGATATCGGAGGATGTGGAAATAAAGGTAACTTCTTTTGATTTGTCCTTAAATGACATTAGATTTGATATTCGTTTTATTGATTAG